Proteins from one Alysiella filiformis genomic window:
- the recG gene encoding ATP-dependent DNA helicase RecG — protein sequence MLPETRQLLKITDHTADKLHKLHLNSAWDLVLHLPLRYEDETQIVPIAHAPLGEPCQVEGEVVHLHVQYQPRKQLIARIQDESGAILNLRFIHFYPNHVKQLAEGQMVRALGEIKHGYHGDEMIHPKIKSPDKTDLAQSLTPIYPTTQGLNQPILRKAINQALETVDLQEVLPSDILHDLRLPELAESLRVLHNPPPHLDMKTLANGAFPAWQRLKFDELLAQQLSMRLAKQRRLSGSAKPLRGTGELSAKLLAKLPFTLTAAQQRVLDEIAADLAQTTPMHRLLQGDVGSGKTIVAALSALVALESEGDFQAAIMAPTEILAEQHYVKFKQWFEPLGIDVAWLSGSLKKKEKDQVKTQLANGTIRLAVGTHALFQDDVVFHNLGLVMVDEQHRFGVAQRLALKNKGQDVHQLMMSATPIPRTLAMSFFADLDVSVIDELPPNRTPIQTKLIHSARRSQVEGFVLNTCQKGQQAYWVCPLIEESETLQLQTATETLENLQAALPSLNIGLVHGRMKAAEKAAVMAEFIAGKINVLVATTVIEVGVDVPNASLMVIEHAERMGLSQLHQLRGRVGRGVAASSCLLMFTEPLSQMARERLKVIYENTDGFEIARHDLNLRGPGEFLGARQSGAPMLRFADLQNDLILLEKAREIAPKLIAQHPEVVAQHLQRWLGSREGFLAA from the coding sequence ATGCTGCCTGAAACCCGCCAACTGCTCAAAATCACCGACCACACCGCCGATAAATTGCACAAACTCCACTTAAACAGCGCTTGGGATTTGGTGTTGCACCTGCCACTTCGTTATGAAGATGAAACGCAAATTGTCCCCATTGCCCACGCGCCTTTGGGCGAACCTTGCCAAGTGGAGGGCGAAGTGGTGCATTTGCACGTTCAATATCAGCCACGCAAACAACTCATTGCGCGGATTCAAGATGAATCGGGTGCGATATTGAATTTGCGTTTCATTCATTTTTATCCCAATCATGTGAAACAGCTTGCGGAGGGGCAAATGGTTCGTGCTTTGGGCGAAATCAAGCACGGTTATCATGGCGATGAGATGATACACCCCAAAATCAAATCGCCCGATAAAACGGATTTGGCGCAAAGCCTTACCCCCATTTACCCCACCACGCAGGGTTTGAATCAGCCCATTTTGCGTAAAGCCATCAATCAGGCTTTGGAAACGGTGGATTTGCAAGAGGTGTTGCCCAGCGACATTTTGCACGATTTAAGGCTGCCTGAATTGGCGGAAAGTTTGCGCGTGTTGCACAATCCGCCGCCGCATTTGGACATGAAAACGCTGGCAAATGGTGCATTTCCCGCGTGGCAGCGTTTGAAATTTGATGAATTGCTGGCGCAGCAGCTTTCCATGCGTTTGGCGAAACAAAGGCGGCTTTCAGGCAGCGCGAAACCTTTGCGTGGCACGGGCGAATTATCGGCAAAACTGTTGGCAAAATTGCCGTTTACGCTCACGGCAGCGCAGCAAAGGGTGCTGGACGAAATCGCGGCGGATTTGGCGCAAACCACGCCCATGCACCGCTTGTTGCAAGGCGATGTGGGCAGTGGCAAAACCATTGTTGCCGCATTGAGCGCATTGGTGGCTTTGGAAAGCGAGGGCGATTTTCAGGCAGCCATCATGGCACCCACCGAAATTTTAGCCGAACAGCATTATGTGAAATTCAAACAATGGTTTGAACCTTTGGGCATAGATGTGGCGTGGCTTTCAGGCAGCCTGAAAAAAAAGGAAAAAGACCAAGTCAAAACCCAACTGGCAAACGGCACAATTCGCTTGGCGGTTGGCACACACGCGCTGTTTCAAGACGACGTGGTGTTTCACAATTTGGGTTTGGTGATGGTTGATGAGCAACACCGTTTTGGCGTGGCACAGCGTTTGGCTTTAAAAAACAAAGGGCAAGACGTACACCAACTGATGATGTCTGCCACGCCCATACCGCGCACTTTGGCGATGAGTTTCTTTGCCGATTTGGACGTTTCCGTGATAGACGAATTGCCACCCAATCGCACCCCCATTCAAACCAAGCTGATACACAGCGCAAGGCGCAGCCAAGTAGAAGGCTTTGTGCTGAACACCTGCCAAAAAGGGCAACAAGCCTATTGGGTCTGCCCCCTGATTGAAGAAAGCGAAACCCTACAACTGCAAACCGCCACCGAAACGCTGGAAAATTTACAGGCAGCCTTGCCCAGTCTCAACATCGGTTTGGTACACGGGCGCATGAAAGCTGCCGAAAAAGCAGCCGTCATGGCAGAATTTATTGCGGGAAAAATCAACGTGTTGGTTGCCACCACCGTGATTGAAGTGGGCGTGGACGTGCCAAACGCCAGCCTGATGGTGATTGAACACGCCGAACGCATGGGTTTATCACAACTGCACCAATTGCGTGGCAGGGTAGGGCGTGGCGTGGCAGCCAGCAGTTGCCTGCTCATGTTTACCGAGCCATTGAGCCAAATGGCGCGAGAACGCCTGAAAGTCATTTACGAAAACACAGACGGTTTTGAAATTGCCCGCCACGATTTGAATTTGCGCGGGCCAGGCGAATTTTTGGGCGCAAGACAAAGTGGCGCACCCATGTTGCGTTTTGCCGATTTGCAAAATGATTTGATTTTGTTGGAAAAAGCACGCGAAATCGCCCCCAAGCTCATCGCCCAACACCCCGAAGTGGTCGCGCAACATTTGCAACGCTGGTTGGGCAGCCGCGAAGGTTTTTTGGCAGCCTGA
- a CDS encoding YihY family inner membrane protein: protein MLLNQPSLQRFPIGREGCLVGKWTVTYSESTLKQTHQNMRIVNLPQQRWFQFALFILRRFNQIGVAQVAGSLTFTTLLALVPVLTVMLVVVAAFPMFEDVSAQFMEMVNDVLVPSGASTIMAYLNQFKDKANGLTAISLLGMGITSILLIQTIDQTFNRIWRVKTTRSLFQQIPIYWALLTLAPVALGLGASLTRKIQAALPHLSDGAIGHLPQLLFTLAVLYFAYRVVPNRYVPSKHALCGAFMTALAVEIAKWGFGIYIRNFNSYELIYGVFAAVPVFLIWLNVLWILVLTGAVMTASFSYWRGNAFLRSRMKNHSFDEVLTLLLLLKQAHLQGKSLSLPDFRQHVHMGYDELGDLLETLAQHDYVSQDKNRWVMKKSSENIILLDLANIFVYKLPEIHTPIQAALQDLVRPCVQSLNVNLDEFAKQHDLHAQPILPARLSKMLSDLADQHSAK, encoded by the coding sequence ATGCTGCTCAACCAACCCTCTCTCCAACGCTTTCCCATAGGGAGAGAGGGCTGCTTGGTTGGCAAATGGACAGTTACTTATTCCGAGTCCACGTTAAAACAAACACATCAAAACATGAGAATCGTGAATTTACCCCAACAGCGTTGGTTTCAATTTGCCCTGTTTATTTTGCGCCGATTCAATCAAATTGGCGTGGCGCAAGTGGCAGGCAGCCTGACTTTTACCACACTCTTGGCACTGGTGCCTGTGCTGACGGTGATGTTGGTGGTGGTGGCAGCATTTCCCATGTTTGAAGATGTGTCGGCACAATTTATGGAAATGGTGAACGATGTGCTGGTGCCAAGTGGCGCATCAACCATCATGGCATACCTGAATCAATTCAAAGACAAAGCCAATGGTTTAACCGCCATCAGTTTGCTGGGCATGGGCATCACGTCCATTTTGCTCATTCAAACCATAGACCAAACCTTCAACCGCATTTGGCGCGTCAAAACCACACGCTCCCTGTTTCAACAAATTCCGATTTATTGGGCATTGCTCACGCTTGCGCCTGTGGCATTGGGTTTGGGCGCATCGCTCACGCGCAAAATTCAGGCAGCCCTGCCGCATTTGTCGGACGGTGCGATTGGGCATTTGCCACAACTTTTGTTCACACTTGCGGTGTTGTATTTTGCCTATCGCGTGGTGCCAAATCGCTATGTTCCCAGCAAACACGCTTTGTGTGGCGCGTTCATGACCGCGCTGGCGGTGGAAATTGCCAAATGGGGTTTTGGGATTTACATTCGCAATTTCAACAGCTACGAACTCATTTATGGCGTGTTTGCGGCTGTGCCTGTGTTTTTGATTTGGTTGAATGTGTTGTGGATTTTGGTGCTGACGGGGGCGGTGATGACCGCCAGTTTTTCGTATTGGCGCGGCAATGCTTTTTTACGCAGCCGCATGAAAAACCACAGTTTTGATGAAGTTTTGACCTTGCTGTTGTTGTTGAAACAAGCGCATTTGCAAGGTAAAAGTTTGTCGTTGCCCGACTTTCGCCAACACGTTCACATGGGCTATGATGAATTGGGCGATTTGCTGGAAACTTTGGCGCAACACGATTATGTGAGCCAAGACAAAAACCGTTGGGTAATGAAAAAATCATCTGAAAACATCATTTTATTGGATTTGGCGAATATTTTTGTGTACAAGCTGCCTGAAATCCACACGCCCATTCAGGCAGCTTTGCAGGATTTGGTGCGGCCTTGTGTGCAATCGCTCAATGTGAATTTGGACGAATTTGCCAAGCAACACGATTTGCACGCTCAACCGATTTTGCCTGCGCGTTTGTCCAAAATGCTGTCGGATTTGGCAGACCAGCATTCCGCCAAATAA
- a CDS encoding LysR substrate-binding domain-containing protein, with protein MKLQQLRYAVETHRRNLNVSEAAEALFTSQPGVSKQIRLLEEELGVQIFIRSGKRMVAVTPAGRAVLEIAEQILQNVQKIKAVGSEFANQDSGSLNIATTPTIARYVLPNVLRQFMQRHPSVKLNLRQAHTEQLNEMVLHGEVDFALGNQSGGNANEVRRLLGKPWACALVLPPDNPLAQQNHIAWEHIISQPILTYDDALLPQSALHKALNKAGQNDAHIAFASNDHETLFDYIRLGLGVGIVDKIACQHLHDLAVRDISHLFEPMHLQILLRQNNLLRTLAYDFIELLQPEWQRSAIQNLLYAPAVQDFSI; from the coding sequence GTGAAATTACAACAACTTCGCTATGCCGTAGAAACCCATCGCCGCAATTTGAATGTGTCGGAAGCCGCCGAAGCCCTGTTTACATCGCAACCTGGGGTGTCCAAACAAATCCGCTTGCTGGAAGAGGAATTGGGCGTGCAAATTTTCATACGCAGTGGCAAACGCATGGTTGCCGTTACCCCAGCAGGACGTGCCGTATTGGAAATTGCCGAGCAAATTTTACAAAATGTCCAAAAAATCAAAGCAGTGGGCAGTGAATTTGCCAACCAAGATTCAGGCAGCCTGAACATCGCCACCACCCCCACCATTGCCCGTTATGTGTTGCCCAATGTGTTGCGCCAATTTATGCAACGCCACCCCAGCGTCAAATTGAATTTGCGCCAAGCCCACACCGAGCAGCTCAATGAAATGGTGTTGCATGGCGAAGTGGATTTTGCCCTTGGCAACCAAAGTGGCGGCAATGCCAACGAAGTGCGGCGTTTGTTGGGCAAACCGTGGGCGTGTGCGCTGGTGTTGCCGCCTGACAACCCATTGGCGCAGCAAAACCACATCGCATGGGAACACATCATCAGCCAGCCCATTTTGACTTACGATGACGCGCTGTTGCCCCAATCCGCCTTGCACAAAGCCCTGAATAAAGCAGGACAAAACGATGCCCACATCGCCTTTGCCAGCAACGACCACGAAACGCTGTTTGATTACATTCGCTTGGGTTTGGGCGTGGGCATTGTGGACAAAATCGCTTGCCAACATTTGCACGATTTGGCAGTGCGCGACATCAGCCATTTGTTTGAACCCATGCACTTGCAAATTTTGTTGAGACAAAACAATTTATTGCGTACACTTGCCTACGATTTTATTGAATTGTTGCAGCCTGAATGGCAACGCAGCGCAATCCAAAATCTGCTTTACGCGCCTGCTGTGCAGGATTTTTCCATTTAA